CCGGCACCAGAATTTCGGGAACGAAAATACCGCCAAACTCACATTTCATGCACGCATAACTCCACCAGCACGCCACCGGTTTTTTTAGGATGGATAAAAGCCACTTGGCTTTGATGCGCTCCGGCCTTAAATCCATCAATGGTTTCTAAATCTGGTGAAATCGTATCACCTTCAAAGGCAAGATGGTGCAAACCGGCCCCGCGTTTCGTCAAAAAGCCTGAAACTTCACTATTTTCGTGCAAAGGCTCAATTAACTCGATGCGGGTATCGCCAATGGGCAAAAAAGCCACCCGGATGCCCCGCTCAGGCATCTCTTCTTGATGGGTGCATAAAAGGCCCAAAGATTTTTCGAAAAATTTCAGACTATCTTCGAGATTGGTAGTAACAATCCCGATGTGATCGAGCTTCGTCATAGGACATGCAATATGTCTTTTAGGATCGTAATGCAAACCTCGAAGCAAATCCAAAGCACGATAACCCATTCTTGTGCAAAGAAGTAACGCGTGTTCACTTCCTGGCTTAACACTTGGACCAAGTCTTTAATAATATCCAGACGCTTATTTAAAACGGTCACTCGAGCCGTTATTTCTAGATCCTG
This sequence is a window from Myxococcota bacterium. Protein-coding genes within it:
- a CDS encoding VOC family protein, with the translated sequence MTKLDHIGIVTTNLEDSLKFFEKSLGLLCTHQEEMPERGIRVAFLPIGDTRIELIEPLHENSEVSGFLTKRGAGLHHLAFEGDTISPDLETIDGFKAGAHQSQVAFIHPKKTGGVLVELCVHEM